One part of the Alistipes onderdonkii genome encodes these proteins:
- the hisS gene encoding histidine--tRNA ligase: MAQKPSIPKGTRDFSPAEMMRRQYIFDTIRGVFRTYGFAPLETPSMENLSTLLGKYGDEGDKLLFKILNSGDYAAGLSGDEVRQASKICEKGLRYDLTVPFARYVVQHQGELTFPFKRYQIQPVWRADRPQKGRYREFYQCDVDVIGTRSLLCEVELVEIVERVFRALGIRVALKMNNRKILFGIAEAIGHADMMMDITVAIDKLEKIGLDNVKAELLERGLRQEAVDKLQPILELSGDNAQKLMKLREVLAVSETGLKGIEEMETVLGYVERLGIGLDVELDLSLARGLNYYTGAIFEVKALDFAIGSICGGGRYDDLTGIFGMPDMSGVGISFGADRIYDVMTGLGLFPEEVNFSTRVFFTNLGQEEQAAALGLLRELRDAGVAAEIYPDCGKMKKQMEYANRRGIPYVVIVGSQELEAKAATVKDMRSGEQRQVPFGELAEYLK; this comes from the coding sequence ATGGCACAAAAACCGTCCATACCCAAAGGTACGCGCGACTTCTCCCCGGCGGAGATGATGCGCCGCCAGTATATTTTCGATACGATCCGGGGCGTGTTCCGCACCTACGGCTTCGCGCCGCTCGAAACCCCCTCGATGGAGAACCTTTCGACCCTGCTGGGCAAATACGGCGACGAGGGCGACAAGCTCCTCTTCAAAATACTCAATTCGGGCGACTACGCCGCCGGCCTGTCCGGCGACGAGGTACGGCAGGCGTCGAAAATCTGCGAGAAGGGGCTCCGTTACGACCTCACGGTGCCGTTCGCACGCTATGTCGTACAGCACCAGGGCGAACTGACGTTCCCCTTCAAGCGCTACCAGATTCAGCCCGTATGGCGCGCCGACCGGCCGCAGAAAGGCCGTTACCGCGAATTCTACCAGTGCGACGTCGACGTGATCGGCACCCGCTCGCTGCTGTGCGAGGTCGAACTGGTCGAGATCGTCGAGCGCGTGTTCCGGGCGCTGGGCATCCGCGTGGCGCTGAAGATGAACAACCGCAAAATCCTGTTCGGCATCGCCGAGGCGATCGGCCATGCCGACATGATGATGGACATCACCGTCGCCATCGACAAGCTCGAAAAGATCGGGCTGGACAACGTGAAGGCCGAGCTGCTGGAGCGCGGGCTGAGGCAGGAGGCGGTCGACAAACTGCAACCGATACTCGAACTGAGCGGCGACAATGCGCAAAAACTCATGAAATTGCGTGAGGTGCTGGCTGTTTCCGAAACCGGACTGAAAGGCATCGAGGAAATGGAAACCGTGTTGGGCTATGTGGAGCGTCTGGGGATCGGGCTCGACGTGGAGCTCGACCTCTCGCTGGCACGCGGATTGAACTACTATACGGGGGCGATCTTCGAGGTCAAGGCGCTCGACTTCGCCATCGGCTCGATCTGCGGCGGCGGACGCTATGACGACCTGACCGGCATCTTCGGCATGCCCGACATGTCGGGCGTGGGCATTTCGTTCGGCGCAGACCGGATCTACGACGTAATGACGGGGCTGGGGCTCTTCCCCGAGGAGGTCAACTTCTCGACGCGGGTATTCTTCACCAACCTCGGGCAGGAGGAGCAGGCCGCGGCGCTCGGGTTGCTCCGTGAGCTGCGCGATGCGGGCGTCGCCGCCGAGATTTACCCCGACTGCGGCAAGATGAAGAAGCAGATGGAGTATGCCAACCGCCGGGGCATCCCCTACGTGGTGATCGTCGGCTCGCAGGAGCTGGAGGCGAAGGCCGCCACGGTGAAGGACATGCGCTCGGGCGAACAGCGGCAGGTGCCGTTCGGCGAGCTGGCGGAGTATCTTAAATAA
- the ettA gene encoding energy-dependent translational throttle protein EttA, with the protein MADEKIIFSMVGVSKTFTNQKKVLNNIYLSFFYGAKIGIIGLNGSGKSTLMKIIAGLDKNFQGEVVFSPGYTVGYLEQEPRLDDSKTVREVVEEGCAATVALLKEYEEINMKLCEPMDDEQMARLIERQGELYEQIDQVNGWELDSVLERAMDALRCPDPDQSVKVLSGGERRRVALCRLLLQQPDVLLLDEPTNHLDAESIDWLEQHLQQYKGTVIAVTHDRYFLDNVAGWILELDRGEGIPWKGNYSGWLDQKTTRMAMEEKQESKRRKTLERELEWVRMSPSGRHAKSKARLSAYDKMMNEDTKQKEEKLEIFIPNGPRLGDVVIEAHDVSKAFGDRVLYEHLEFSLPPAGIVGVIGPNGTGKTTLFRMIMGLEEPTSGSFRVGPTVKLAYVDQQHKSIDPEKTVYEVISGGADLIMLGNRQVNARAYVARFNFSGADQEKKCGMLSGGERNRLHLALALKEEGNVLLLDEPTNDIDVNTLRALEEGLENFAGCAVVISHDRWFLDRIATHILSFEGDSKVVFYEGSYSEYEEWKKAQGGDVQPHRVRYKKLME; encoded by the coding sequence ATGGCAGACGAAAAAATCATCTTTTCGATGGTGGGCGTTTCGAAGACGTTTACCAACCAGAAAAAGGTTCTCAACAACATCTACCTCTCATTCTTCTACGGCGCCAAGATCGGCATCATCGGCCTGAACGGCTCGGGTAAGTCGACGCTGATGAAGATCATCGCCGGGCTGGACAAGAATTTCCAGGGCGAAGTGGTCTTCTCGCCCGGTTACACGGTGGGATACCTTGAACAAGAACCCCGGCTCGACGACTCGAAGACCGTCCGCGAGGTGGTCGAAGAGGGCTGCGCCGCGACCGTGGCGCTGCTCAAGGAGTACGAAGAGATCAACATGAAACTCTGCGAGCCGATGGACGACGAGCAGATGGCCCGGCTCATCGAGCGCCAGGGCGAGTTGTACGAACAGATCGACCAGGTCAACGGCTGGGAGCTGGACAGCGTGCTGGAACGCGCCATGGACGCCCTGCGCTGCCCCGACCCCGACCAGTCGGTGAAGGTGCTCTCGGGCGGTGAGCGCCGCCGCGTGGCGCTGTGCCGCCTGCTGTTGCAGCAGCCCGACGTGCTGCTGCTCGACGAGCCCACGAACCACCTCGACGCCGAGTCGATCGACTGGCTCGAACAACATCTGCAGCAATACAAGGGCACGGTGATCGCCGTGACCCACGACCGCTATTTCCTCGACAACGTGGCGGGCTGGATCCTGGAGCTGGATCGCGGCGAGGGCATCCCCTGGAAGGGCAACTACTCGGGCTGGCTCGACCAGAAGACCACCCGCATGGCCATGGAGGAGAAGCAGGAGTCGAAGCGCCGCAAGACCCTCGAGCGCGAGCTGGAGTGGGTGCGCATGTCCCCCTCGGGGCGCCATGCCAAGTCCAAGGCGCGTCTGTCGGCCTACGACAAGATGATGAACGAGGACACGAAGCAGAAGGAGGAGAAGCTTGAAATATTCATCCCCAACGGCCCGCGCCTGGGCGACGTGGTGATCGAGGCGCACGACGTGTCGAAGGCTTTCGGCGACCGCGTGCTGTACGAACACCTGGAGTTCTCGCTGCCGCCGGCCGGCATCGTGGGCGTCATCGGGCCCAACGGTACGGGCAAGACCACCCTCTTCCGCATGATCATGGGGCTGGAGGAGCCCACGAGCGGTTCGTTCCGCGTGGGCCCGACCGTCAAGTTGGCCTATGTGGATCAGCAGCACAAGTCGATCGACCCCGAAAAGACCGTCTACGAGGTGATCTCGGGCGGCGCCGACCTCATCATGCTCGGCAACCGGCAGGTGAACGCCCGGGCCTACGTGGCGCGCTTCAACTTCTCGGGCGCCGACCAGGAGAAGAAGTGCGGCATGCTCTCGGGCGGCGAACGCAACCGCCTGCACCTGGCGCTGGCGCTCAAGGAGGAGGGCAACGTGCTGCTGCTGGACGAGCCGACCAACGACATCGACGTCAATACGCTGCGTGCGTTGGAGGAGGGCCTCGAGAACTTCGCGGGCTGTGCCGTGGTGATCTCGCACGACCGCTGGTTCCTCGACCGCATCGCCACGCACATCCTCTCGTTCGAGGGCGACTCGAAGGTGGTCTTCTACGAGGGTTCGTACAGCGAATACGAGGAGTGGAAGAAGGCGCAGGGCGGCGACGTGCAGCCCCACCGCGTGAGGTACAAGAAGCTGATGGAATAA
- a CDS encoding S41 family peptidase produces the protein MKRIYIFALLFFLAAALPSCRKDAPELMNPGETELSQTPSQVFKAFWHGMNNSYGFWDIDPTDWDRVYDEYLPLFEVLDGTDPETEEEEAELAGTMQTLYTQICGKLIDHHLSITFYPKSEYEFAVSPGYLDISARDYFHDAIIGNIIPACIEANRQAGRIEEFVQGRYEVEGDSDNMAAISYKIDGVIYLRFSEFGFRSVLQKDPGGPVEQVLRNYQRMILETPDIKGVIIDVRDNGGGLLADMQEVLAPMIDTDLLIGYTRVKEGLGRLDYGPWVPCIVSPAENHRKVEAPIVVLANLHSVSMSEMTCMAVSVLPNGCVVGERTFGGTGPLYGDYKFAYSGAWENSVVSVYGSTAVMKDARGKIHEGVGIVPHIEVLQTPEVEAEMRSGVDPQLERALEYIRTGK, from the coding sequence ATGAAACGTATATACATATTTGCATTGCTGTTTTTCCTGGCTGCCGCACTTCCTTCCTGCCGCAAGGATGCCCCCGAGCTGATGAATCCCGGCGAAACAGAGCTTTCCCAGACGCCGTCGCAGGTGTTCAAGGCTTTCTGGCACGGGATGAACAACTCCTACGGGTTCTGGGATATCGACCCGACCGACTGGGATCGGGTCTATGACGAATACCTGCCCCTTTTCGAGGTGCTGGACGGGACTGACCCCGAAACCGAAGAAGAGGAGGCGGAATTGGCCGGTACGATGCAGACGCTTTATACGCAGATATGCGGAAAGCTTATCGACCACCATCTCTCCATCACCTTTTACCCGAAATCGGAGTATGAGTTTGCCGTATCACCCGGTTATCTCGATATCAGCGCGCGCGATTATTTCCATGACGCGATCATCGGGAATATCATTCCGGCATGTATCGAGGCCAACAGGCAGGCCGGGCGAATCGAGGAGTTCGTGCAGGGACGGTATGAGGTCGAGGGCGACAGCGACAATATGGCTGCCATATCGTATAAGATCGACGGTGTCATATATTTGCGTTTCTCGGAATTCGGTTTCCGGAGCGTGCTTCAGAAAGATCCCGGGGGACCTGTGGAACAGGTGCTCAGGAACTACCAGCGGATGATCCTCGAAACGCCCGACATCAAGGGTGTGATCATCGACGTGCGCGACAACGGTGGCGGCCTCCTGGCCGACATGCAGGAGGTTCTCGCGCCCATGATCGACACCGATCTGTTGATCGGTTATACCCGCGTAAAAGAAGGGCTGGGCAGGCTCGACTACGGCCCGTGGGTGCCGTGCATCGTTTCCCCGGCCGAAAACCACCGCAAGGTCGAAGCCCCCATCGTCGTGCTTGCCAACCTCCATTCGGTAAGCATGTCCGAGATGACATGCATGGCCGTGTCCGTGCTTCCGAACGGCTGTGTCGTGGGCGAACGCACGTTCGGCGGTACCGGGCCGCTCTACGGGGATTACAAGTTCGCATACAGCGGCGCCTGGGAGAATTCGGTAGTGAGCGTATACGGTTCGACGGCCGTGATGAAAGATGCCCGCGGCAAGATACACGAGGGCGTAGGCATCGTCCCCCATATCGAGGTGCTTCAGACCCCCGAGGTCGAGGCCGAGATGCGCAGCGGCGTAGACCCGCAGCTCGAACGGGCGCTGGAATACATCCGCACCGGGAAATGA
- a CDS encoding porin family protein, with amino-acid sequence MMKPLHNETDAAALPSRNLGRHLLRCCAFCLALAVSVPASAQWRVGLTAGYSRNTLDMDTGYAYDLRYEARDGFTVGIPVQYDFRDWFGLRADLVFVQKGQKMHRTDTYNAIHTDTRNNYLQLPVMASFSFGGERLRGFLNAGGYVGGWLSSHRKGVTHRFFSDENGDENGVVVPGNRYEFDEKVPFDSRRDNRFEAGLVGGVGISYRVAPRVELQAEGRCYYALTDMQKDYMKFRVPRYNTTFVVQVGCSIILGKTDK; translated from the coding sequence ATGATGAAACCTTTACACAATGAAACCGACGCGGCGGCGCTCCCGTCACGGAATCTCGGAAGGCACCTGCTCAGGTGCTGCGCGTTTTGCCTGGCGTTGGCGGTCTCCGTGCCCGCATCGGCACAGTGGCGCGTCGGCCTTACGGCGGGCTATTCCCGCAATACGTTGGACATGGATACGGGGTATGCGTACGACCTGCGCTACGAAGCCCGCGACGGCTTCACGGTCGGCATTCCCGTGCAATACGATTTCCGCGACTGGTTCGGCCTGCGTGCCGACCTGGTCTTCGTACAGAAGGGGCAGAAGATGCACCGCACGGACACCTACAATGCGATCCATACCGATACGCGCAACAACTACCTGCAACTGCCCGTCATGGCGAGCTTTTCGTTCGGCGGGGAGCGCCTGCGCGGGTTCCTCAATGCGGGCGGTTACGTCGGCGGCTGGCTGTCGAGCCACCGGAAGGGCGTGACGCATCGATTCTTCTCGGACGAAAACGGCGACGAGAATGGGGTTGTCGTCCCGGGAAACCGTTATGAATTCGATGAGAAAGTACCTTTCGACTCCCGCCGTGACAACCGTTTCGAAGCCGGTCTGGTCGGGGGCGTGGGCATAAGCTACCGCGTAGCGCCCCGTGTCGAGCTGCAGGCCGAGGGGCGCTGCTACTATGCGCTGACCGACATGCAGAAGGATTATATGAAATTCCGCGTACCGCGCTACAACACGACATTCGTCGTGCAGGTCGGATGCAGCATCATCTTAGGTAAAACCGATAAATAA
- the rbr gene encoding rubrerythrin gives MEKSIKGTRTEQNLLKAFAGESQARSRYIFFSSKAKKEGYEQIAGVFAETAEQEKEHAERFFKFLEGGDVEITASYPTGPIGTTAENLLAAAKGEKEEWDVLYREFAKVAEEEGFIEIATAFKMISTVEAEHERRYLKLLSRLTDGNFFKRDGKIWWQCRNCGFVIEAEEAPKLCPACKHPQAYFEPKKENY, from the coding sequence ATGGAAAAGAGCATTAAAGGAACACGGACTGAACAGAATCTGCTGAAGGCGTTTGCCGGCGAGAGCCAGGCACGCAGCCGTTACATCTTCTTCTCGAGCAAGGCCAAGAAGGAAGGCTACGAGCAGATCGCGGGTGTCTTCGCCGAGACTGCCGAGCAGGAGAAGGAGCACGCCGAGCGTTTCTTCAAGTTCCTCGAGGGCGGCGACGTGGAGATCACGGCGAGCTACCCCACCGGCCCGATCGGCACCACGGCCGAGAACCTGCTGGCCGCAGCCAAGGGCGAGAAGGAGGAGTGGGACGTCCTCTACCGCGAATTCGCCAAAGTCGCCGAGGAGGAGGGCTTCATCGAGATCGCCACAGCCTTCAAGATGATCTCCACCGTCGAGGCCGAGCACGAGCGCCGCTACCTGAAGCTGCTGAGCCGCCTCACGGACGGTAATTTCTTCAAGCGCGACGGCAAGATCTGGTGGCAGTGCCGCAACTGCGGTTTCGTCATCGAGGCCGAGGAGGCTCCCAAGCTCTGCCCCGCCTGCAAGCATCCGCAGGCTTACTTCGAACCCAAGAAGGAGAACTATTAA
- a CDS encoding CapA family protein, whose translation MKPGLRHILPWLVLAAACCVPAQRAGVERPVPEPAPVRVRLLFAGDVMQHLPQVTAARRGDGFDYRGVFACLRGRFRSADLVVVNLETTLTRTDRYTGYPCFRSPVALADALRDAGVDVAVLANNHCCDGGAAGVHTTVAELGRCGILHTGVFTDSLDRAANNPLWVERYGVRFALLNYTYGTNGIPVPAGVEVNLIDTARMAADLAAARRGAPDCVAVCIHWGNEYERRENAVQRHLAQFLRRHGADLVVGSHPHVVQPFDADSSHVVLYSLGNFVSNQRRRYCDGGLVAEIEAVRHPDGRMSYSLEAVPVWVAMPGYRVVPPEVGDTMALPEAYALFREDVAEVLSGDYKQSE comes from the coding sequence ATGAAGCCGGGCCTGAGACATATCCTCCCGTGGCTGGTGCTGGCGGCGGCGTGCTGCGTCCCGGCCCAACGCGCCGGCGTGGAGCGCCCCGTGCCCGAACCCGCCCCGGTGCGTGTCCGGCTGTTGTTCGCGGGCGATGTCATGCAGCACCTTCCGCAGGTTACGGCGGCGCGACGCGGGGACGGGTTCGATTACCGCGGGGTGTTCGCCTGCCTGCGCGGCCGGTTCCGATCCGCCGACCTGGTGGTCGTGAACCTCGAAACGACGCTCACCCGCACGGATCGCTATACGGGATACCCCTGTTTCCGCTCGCCCGTGGCGCTGGCCGACGCCCTGCGCGATGCGGGGGTCGACGTGGCCGTGCTGGCCAACAACCACTGCTGCGACGGCGGTGCCGCCGGGGTGCATACGACCGTCGCGGAGCTGGGGCGCTGCGGCATCCTGCATACCGGCGTCTTTACCGACAGCCTCGACCGCGCGGCCAACAACCCGCTGTGGGTGGAGCGCTACGGCGTGCGGTTTGCGCTGCTCAACTATACCTACGGCACCAACGGCATCCCGGTTCCCGCCGGGGTGGAGGTCAACCTGATCGACACGGCGCGCATGGCGGCCGACCTGGCTGCGGCACGGCGCGGGGCGCCCGACTGCGTGGCGGTCTGCATCCACTGGGGCAACGAATACGAGCGGCGCGAGAATGCCGTGCAGCGGCACCTGGCACAATTCCTGCGCAGGCACGGCGCCGACCTTGTCGTGGGCAGCCACCCGCACGTGGTGCAGCCCTTCGACGCCGATTCGTCGCACGTGGTGCTCTATTCGCTGGGGAACTTCGTGTCCAACCAGCGGCGGCGCTACTGCGACGGCGGGTTGGTGGCCGAAATCGAAGCCGTGCGGCATCCCGACGGGCGCATGTCCTATTCGCTCGAGGCGGTGCCCGTCTGGGTGGCGATGCCGGGCTACCGCGTCGTCCCGCCCGAAGTCGGGGACACGATGGCGCTTCCGGAAGCTTATGCGCTGTTCCGGGAAGACGTGGCGGAGGTGCTTTCGGGGGACTATAAGCAATCCGAATAG
- a CDS encoding DUF4491 family protein, whose protein sequence is MEFLTEYNLTGLVIGIATFLIIGLFHPLVVKGEYYLGVRCWWVFLVMGIVAIAASVAVRHILWSTLLAVWGASSLWSIGELFEQRRRVEKGWFPANPKRQGK, encoded by the coding sequence ATGGAATTTCTTACGGAATACAACCTCACGGGACTGGTGATCGGCATTGCGACGTTCCTTATCATCGGATTGTTCCATCCGCTCGTGGTCAAGGGCGAATATTATCTGGGCGTACGCTGCTGGTGGGTTTTCCTCGTGATGGGGATCGTGGCGATCGCCGCGTCGGTGGCCGTGCGCCATATCCTGTGGTCTACCCTGCTGGCCGTGTGGGGCGCCTCGTCGCTCTGGTCGATCGGCGAACTGTTCGAGCAGCGCCGGCGCGTGGAGAAAGGCTGGTTTCCGGCCAACCCCAAGCGGCAGGGAAAATAA
- a CDS encoding DcaP family trimeric outer membrane transporter: MKTFRLLIVSLLLATSASAQHHRGERRGGDYSPTVYLISVHEVDTIYNCGGCAAQQAAALNRMAVGNATQDYIDTHRPGFQQTEKPQFVFASKNNRFSFSIGGFVSLRAGYDFDGIVDNIDFVPYDIPVPGNYNSKQKLMMDASTSRLFLKAITNTRALGRVVIYMDADFRGGAEGSYTPRLRSAYVSFKGLTLGRDVTTFCDLSAAPTTIDFQGPNAYNFNFATLIRYEVSFARRHMTFGVAAELPSVSATYGENFKPIHQRVPDFPMYLQYAWGADRSSHLRASAVLRNPYMYKVSKDATTSLFGWGVQLSGTIKCCDWFRMFMNGVYGKGITPYIQDLTGSGLDFTPNPVDPTLVRMMPMWGVQAAGQINFTPRLFVSGGYSTVRVQRSEGYYTADQYKQGQYIFGNIFYSLTPRCKVAAEYLYGSRKDMNSMKNHANRVNVMVQYNF; encoded by the coding sequence ATGAAAACATTTCGACTTCTGATTGTCTCCCTGCTCCTTGCGACTTCCGCTTCCGCCCAGCACCACCGGGGCGAACGCCGTGGCGGCGACTATTCGCCGACGGTCTACCTCATCTCCGTACACGAGGTGGATACCATCTACAACTGCGGCGGCTGTGCCGCGCAGCAGGCTGCGGCACTCAACCGCATGGCCGTCGGCAACGCCACGCAGGACTACATCGACACGCACCGCCCCGGCTTCCAGCAGACCGAGAAGCCCCAGTTCGTGTTCGCCTCGAAGAACAACCGTTTCTCGTTCTCGATAGGCGGCTTCGTGAGCCTGCGCGCGGGCTATGATTTCGACGGCATCGTCGACAACATCGACTTCGTGCCCTACGACATCCCGGTTCCGGGCAATTACAACTCCAAGCAGAAGTTGATGATGGACGCCTCGACCTCGCGCCTCTTCCTGAAGGCCATTACCAACACCCGGGCGCTGGGGCGCGTGGTAATCTACATGGACGCCGACTTCCGCGGCGGTGCCGAGGGAAGCTATACGCCCCGCCTGCGTTCGGCCTACGTGTCGTTCAAGGGGCTGACCCTCGGACGCGACGTGACGACCTTCTGCGACCTGTCGGCCGCCCCCACGACCATCGACTTCCAGGGGCCGAACGCCTATAATTTCAACTTCGCGACGCTGATCCGCTACGAGGTGTCGTTCGCCCGCAGGCACATGACCTTCGGCGTCGCCGCCGAGCTGCCGAGCGTGAGCGCCACCTACGGCGAGAACTTCAAGCCGATCCACCAGCGCGTACCCGACTTCCCGATGTACCTGCAATATGCCTGGGGCGCCGACCGCAGCAGCCACCTCCGCGCTTCGGCCGTGCTGCGCAACCCTTACATGTATAAGGTATCGAAGGATGCCACCACGTCGCTCTTCGGGTGGGGCGTGCAGTTGAGCGGCACGATCAAATGCTGCGACTGGTTCCGCATGTTCATGAACGGCGTCTACGGTAAGGGCATCACCCCCTATATCCAGGATCTGACCGGTTCCGGGCTCGACTTCACGCCCAACCCGGTGGATCCCACGCTCGTGCGCATGATGCCCATGTGGGGCGTGCAGGCCGCCGGGCAGATCAACTTCACGCCGCGCCTGTTCGTGTCGGGCGGCTACTCGACGGTGCGCGTGCAGCGCAGCGAGGGCTACTATACGGCCGACCAGTACAAACAGGGGCAGTATATCTTCGGCAACATCTTCTACTCGCTCACCCCGCGCTGCAAGGTGGCCGCCGAGTACCTCTACGGTTCGCGCAAGGACATGAACAGCATGAAGAACCATGCCAACCGCGTGAACGTGATGGTGCAGTATAATTTCTGA